Genomic window (Equus quagga isolate Etosha38 chromosome 12, UCLA_HA_Equagga_1.0, whole genome shotgun sequence):
GCCTGCCCACAGCAAGGGTAAGAGCACGGGTGGGTGTTCTGGAGAAGGATCAGGCTTTTATTGATTCCCAAAACTGTCTTTGATCCAGGAATAGGTGAGAAGAGTAGGTTGAGGGAGTCTCTCTGTTTGTTCCTGTCCTTTGTGTTCTGTGGTCATTTCTGTGGCTGGGGGCTCTCAGGAATCCCTGCCCTGCAGGTCCCCAATGCTGCCACATTCCTTTACTGCACAGGCAGGAGCAGGGCTGCTGTGTTCACTCCAGCACTGGGGACCCAGGGCCTCCTTGGCAGGACAATGAGCAGCAGGCATGGGTGGTGCTGGTCCTCAAGCCATCCTCCCCAGCTTGGCCACCTCTTCTGAGACACCAACTGTCGCCTGTGGCCTGTCTGAGAGTCTGGAACCCGGAAACATGCAGGCCTTCAGCTGCCCCAGCCAAGCTCCAGTCCCCTCGGCCAGCTCTCTGTGACTCAAGCCTCCTTCCCGACATCAGGAAGTCATTCACTCTCCACTGACCACTTGCCTTTCCTCTGTTTCCCTGTCAGACCCTTAGCTCTGTCGCTTTGGACCTTTGAAAGTTCCTCTCAAGCGCAGCCTGCTGTAGGCCCCCAGCTCTCTTGGGAGTCAGCAGGGGGCTGTTTCCATCTCCCTTGGAGTCCGCCCTGTGGTCCCCCTCTTTCCTCCACCCCGTAGAAGATCGCTGTCGAGAGAACAGCGCGCCCTCCCTCCCCGGGTCAGCAGAACCCAACGCCGCTCCCCTTGGCTCCGAATTCCTGCTCAGAATTCTGGAGAGGGAGCCGGGACGCAGGGCGAGCCGGGCGCGATCTTCTACCGTCCCTCCCCCACCGACGCCCACCCCATAccctcccctcccagctgtgACACTTAGACGCGAGTCGAGTTGGAGAGGGAaaaatctgctttattttattttcattatttctggaGGTGGCTATGGAGGGGACGAAGGGTGCGCTCCGACAGGGTCCGGGGCCGCTCGGCTCAGCGCTGGGAGAAGGCGGCCTCGTGGTCGCAGGAGGGATCGGCGAGGCAGCCGTCTGGAAGGAGACGCCGGGTCAGGGGCCGCCCCGGCCCGCCCCGGCCCCGGTCCCCCGGCCCCCaggcccccgccccggccccgcgcccccgACCTCGCCCCGGCGCCGGCTCACCCGGGCTGCAGCAAATGCCGGCGGCGGCGCAGCGGCCCCCGCTCCCGCAAGGCTTCTGGCCCGACTGGCAGGGCGACGGCAGGTAGTTCTCCTCCTGGCAGCGCAGCGCCTCGGCCGTGCCCACGAAGCAGCCCAGCTCGTCCCCGCAGCAGATGCTGGGCCCGAAGCAGCGCCCTTTGCCCCCGGGGCCGCAGGGGAGGCACTGGCGGGAGGGCAGGGGTGAGCCGGCAGCCGGGGCGGCGAGCCGGGCTCCGTCGGGGGACCCGCGAGGCAGGAGGGTGAGCCGGGCGGGGAGTCCGGGCCCCTCTGGGCGGCGAGGGCCGGCAGAGGAGCCCCGGAGGTTCGGGGTCGCTCTGGCGCTGTTCTGGCCCCAGAACGGTCAAAGGAGGGGGGGTCAAAGTCTCCCACATTCCTTCGTTCCCAGGCGGGCCTGGCGCGGGGAAGGGAGTGGCCGGGGCGACCCTGGGCTGCGGGTCCCTGCGCCCCCGGCGCTGGGGGACCAGGGCTGGGGCGCTCACCTTGCGCACGTCGAGGTCCAGCGCGGCCCTCTTGCCGCCCAGGGGGCAGTTCTGGATGTAGCAGGCGGAGGTCAGCGCCAGGAGGCCGAGCAGGCAGCAGGCGAGGCTGGGGCCGGCCATGGTGTGGGTGCGCTGGTTCCGGGTCGGTGGCTGCGTCCGGCTCCTCGCCCGGCCTTTTTATGCCTGGGGGCCGCGCGGGCGGAGCGCTGGCTAAGAGGGTCGCCGCATGACTGGTCACAGCGGGTCGCTGCGGGTCAGGTCCTGGGCGCCCTCATTTGTAGGGGCCAGACCCGGCCGGGTCAAGGTCACCGCGTCAGCTAAGGGCTAATGGACCGGGCGCCGATATTGAATGCTGCGCGGGGGGAAGGTAGCCGGTGCGGTGGCCTGGGCCGCTAGGGTGGGACAGGGAGTATGGGGCCTGGGGGCAGTGTGGCTCAATCAAGTACTATGTAGCCCATTCCCAGTAGCTGGGAGTGAGGGGAAAACGGTGGGCACTCCCCCTCCAGGCCAGAAGAGGCTTTGGCAGGACTTTCCATCTCTGGGCCTCTTGGCGCACCACATTGCATCCTTGTCCCCTCTGTCAGGAAGGTCTCCT
Coding sequences:
- the OXT gene encoding oxytocin-neurophysin 1, giving the protein MAGPSLACCLLGLLALTSACYIQNCPLGGKRAALDLDVRKCLPCGPGGKGRCFGPSICCGDELGCFVGTAEALRCQEENYLPSPCQSGQKPCGSGGRCAAAGICCSPDGCLADPSCDHEAAFSQR